Proteins from one Rhizoctonia solani chromosome 5, complete sequence genomic window:
- a CDS encoding DDE superfamily endonuclease, with protein MTWNSQPIKRTNTNKAGASRIGARLLDAAGGLGLALHYLCSTMGESALQIIFALTPLTVSWYINFAFEILLKVLCELPEARIEWPNAEAMQENSRLINAKHANAQYLDGAFGFMDGLNLPVTASSIDIEQNANYNGWLHSHVVSNVIVFSPDGTIMSVVINAPGSWHDSNVARPIYLFLRDDTPSGFFLLANSAFPKLGTGKAQKIKVPLKSGAWIQGTDEEPVEWGMRALQGCFSRLYMPMDTHNIEGRSWLLQICMRLHNVRTRMVEINQIRSVYMHVWGSTKDMTNDELFARAFWSDRILKYYLDRGLQPT; from the exons atgacatggAACAGCCAACCCATCAAGCGAACCAACACAAACAAAGCCGGAGCAAGTCGCATTGGTGCTCGCTTGCTTGATGCagccggaggcctgggacTTGCACTTCATTACCTTTGCAGCACAATGGGCGAGTCCGCTCTACAGATTATCTTTGCCCTGACGCCCTTGACTGTCTCTTGGTACATCAACTTTGCATTCGAAATACTTCTGAAGGTCTTGTGTGAGCTTCCAGAAGCTCGTATCGAATGGCCAAACGCTGAAGCAATGCAAGAAAACTCAAGACTCATCAACGCGAAGCACGCCAACGCTCAGTACCTGGACGGTGCCTTTGGCTTCATGGACGGATTGAATCTACCCGTGACAGCAAGTAGTATCGATATCGAACAGAACGCAAACTACAACGGCTGGTTACATTCACACGTAGTCAGCAATGTGATCGtcttctctcctgatg GTACAATAATGTCTGTTGTTATCAATGCGCCTGGCAGCTGGCACGATTCAAACGTTGCGCGGCCAATTTATTTGTTCTTAAGGGACGATACACCAAGCGGCTTCTTTCTGTTAGCCAACAGCGCATTCCCTAAGCTTGGAACCGGCAAGGCGCAGAAGATCAAAGTCCCGCTGAAGTCGGGCGCTTGGATTCAAGGAACTGACGAAGAAC CGGTCGAGTGGGGAATGCGTGCTCTTCAAGGATGCTTTTCCCGTCTCTATATGCCAATGGACACTCACAATATTGAAGGACGCTCTTGGCTCTTACAAATATGCATGCGACTGCATAACGTTCGTACACGTATGGTTGAAATTAACCAAATTCGTAGCGTTTATATGCACGTCTGGGGTAGTACCAAGGATATGACCAACGACGAACTTTTTGCCCGCGCTTTTTGGTCTGATCGCATACTCAAATATTACTTAGACCGCGGCCTTCAACCAACATGA